A region of the Aulosira sp. FACHB-615 genome:
CATTATCAAAAATTGTCAATGTCGCGCTACTTTGCGTACCTAAAATTGCGCCACCAGTGGGACTAGTCAGCGTCAGGTTGATAGTTTCATTCCCGTCACCAATTCTGTCGTCAGTAATGGGAATCACAACGGTTTTACTCGTTTCTCCAGAGGCAAAATTAACTGTAATGGGAGAATTATCATAGTCAGTTCCCGCCGTTGCCGTGCCATCATTGAGAATAATTGTTGCACTGACTTCCCCAGTATTTAGTTCTGTGCGGGTAACAGTGACTGCAATAACGGGAGTTCCATCTTCATTGACGCTAAATTGAGCAGCACTAAAGGCAATTTCGTCTTTGGCTTCAACAAAATAATTGGAGTTAATATCTAACCCCGTCACCCCTTCGATAATGGCGATGAGTTCATCAGGTTCTGCGCTGGGTTTGTTGAGGTAGATAGCAGTACCGGAAATGCCATTAATGGGAGAAGCAGCGAGTAAATAATTACTCTTGGAACCTTTTAGTTGAATGAAATCTTCATTGGGGTTAAAGTCTTTAATCAGGGCATAATCATTAGTGCCTGCTGTCGTAGTATTGCCATCATCGTAGAAGATATTAGCAGCATTACCTAAAATAAAGCGATCGCTCCCCGTTCCGCCAGTCACGGTATCAATTTCATTCAATCCAGGCGTAGCAGCATAGGGATTCACACCGATGATGATGTCATTACCCGCACTACTATTGATGCTATCGTTCCCTGCACCACCGATAATGGTGTCATTACCTGCAAAACCTTGGAAAAAGTCGTTATATACTGTCCCAGTAATATTAAAGTTTTCAATTCCTGCATAGTAAATTAGGTCGGCATTATCACCTGTACGCCGGAAGCGATCGCTTAAATTAGTGTTGTAAACTCCTGTAAAATAGCCTGTAAAATCAAGGATAAGCGTATCATTGCCTGCCCTGCCATCTACACTTCCTCTTACTGTCGATGCTGTCAATCCTAATTTGATACGATCATCACCACTACCTGTGGTAATCCCTTCAATGGCTTCAAAATTCTTGACACTGGTGTTGGCAAAGTTAACTTGATTGGTTGTTTGAGTCAAATCAATGTTGACAGAACTGCTTTGAGTCGAAAAGTCAAGGGTTAAATAGTCTACCCCACCTGCACCATCAAGAGTATCCCCTGCAATGCCTCTCAAATAATCTGTATATACTGTCCCAGTAATATTAAAGTTGTCAATTCCTGTATAGTAAATTAGGTCGGCATTATCACCTGTACGCCGGAAGCGATCACTTAAATTAGTGTTGTAAACTCCTGTGGTATAGCCTGTAAAATCAAGGATAAGCGTATCATTGCCTGCCCTGCCATTTACACTTCCTCTTACCGTCGATGCTGTCAATCCTAATTTGATACGATCATCACCACTACCTGTGGTAATTACTTCAATGGCTTCAAAATTCTTGACACTGGTGTTGGCAAAGTTAACTTGATTGGTTGTTTGAGTCAAATCAATGTTGACAGAACTGCTTTGAGTCGAAAAGTCAAGGGTTAAATAGTCTACCCCACCTGCACCATCAAGAGTATCCCCTGCAATGCCTCTCAAATAATCTGTATATACTGTCCCAGTAATATTAAAGTTGTCAATTCCTGTATAGTAAATTAGGTCGGCATTATCGCCTGTACGCCGGAAGCGATCGCTTAAATTAGTGTTGTAAACTCCTGTAAAATAGCCTGTAAAATCAAGGATAAGCGTATCATTGCCTGCCCTGCCATCTACACTTCCTCTTTCTGTAGAAGGGAGTAAACCGAGTTTAATTGTATCGTTCCCTGCACTTGTGGTAATTGTGCCGATACTCTCGAAATTCTTGACGCTAGTATTAGCAACATTAAATAGATTGGTAGTTTGAGTCAGGTCAACGGTAACATCACTGGTGATAGTAGAAACATCCAGGTAGAGATAATCTTTACCACCTGCACCATCAATAGTATCCCCAACAGTGCCTTTCAAATAATCTGTATATACTGTCCCAGTAATATTAAAGTTGTCAATTCCTGTATAGTAAATTAGGTCGGCATTATCACCTGTACGCCGGAAGCGATCGCTTAAATTAGTGTTGTAAACTCCTGTAAAATAGCCTGTAAAATCAAGAATAAGCGTATCATTGCCCGCCCTACCATCTACACTTCCTCTTTCTGTAGAAGGGAGTAAACCGAGTTTAATTGTATCGTTCCCTGCACCTGTGGTAATTGTGCTGATACTCTCGAAATTCTTGACGCTAGTATTAGCAACATTAAATAGATTGGTAGTTTGAGTCAGGTCAACGGTAACATCACTGGTGATAGTAGAAACATCCAGGTAGAGATAATCTTTACCACCTGCACCATCAATAGTATCCCCAACAGTGCCTTTCAAATAATCTGTATATACTGTCCCAGTAATATTAAAGTTTTCGATTCCTGCATAGTAAATTAGGTCGGCATTATCGCCTGTACGCCGGAAGCGATCGCTTAAATTAGTGTTGTAAACTCCTGTAAAATAGCCTGTATAGTTCAAAACTAATACATCTCGACCGACTCCACCATCGACACTACCAAAACTATTAATTAGGACATCATCCCCATCACCACCATTTAGAGTATTCGTCCCCGCACCACCATCTAAGATGTCATTTCCTGCTAACCCATTCAGGTTGTCATTCCCTTCCAAACCCTGAATAAAATCATCTCCGACTGTTCCAGTAATATTGTCATTACCTGCCGTGCCGATAAAATCTTGCTTTTCAATCTCAACAACCTGCCCATCCAGAGTAATTACAGTATGATCATCTTCCGCTTTTAAAGACTGCAACTGCCCACTAGAAAGACTTTCCCCTAGTACCAACGCCGAGAAAATCGCTCCCTCATCCCCAGCACGATCGCTCTCATTCAAAATACTATCAACTCGATGCCCAATTTCTTCTAGCAACAACCCTACTAAATTTTCTGGATTCGCCTGATTAGCCTGCAAAAACTCCCAAGACAAGTAAATTTTATTAGTAAATGCCCCATAAGCTCCATTCGCACCATTGATATCTGCTGCATTACGAATGGCTATCGTGGGAACAATACTTAAATCTCCTGCTAACCACGCTGTTTGTAAAGAGTCAGCATCTGCCGTATCTCCAAAAGCTACTGCAATTTTTTGAGTAAATTCTGGTTCACTAGCAAAAGCCTGTAATCTTTCTTGCACCAGAATCAGAGCTTGTTCTAGAGAACTTAATATATTTGTATCAATGCTTAAGGGAGACTCTACAACTAGATTGTTAGGAAGAATGTAAGTATTATTCATGTTTTTTAGGATAAAAGTAGTTTTAAAAGAGTCATGAAAAATTTTGTCCGTAACTTATGAGGGTCACGGGCAGGTAGATTTAAAAAATTAGCGTTGGAGAGGTTAGACTACTAAAGATATGAGAATTTTGGGGATTGAAATGTTTTGGAGCGATCGCAATCCCTAACTCAAAGCTTTATTAGTCGAGGCTTTTATTCTCAAATTTTGAAAATCAATAATATAGATTTATTCACTTCATAGAGATTAACTCGCTTTTTTTTGGGTTGAAATTAGTGATTAATCAATACTTAGGGAACAAAACAGTTAGCTGCTCTCAATATCTACATCCAACAAAAAATCAGACGCAGAAAATAACGAACGTTAAGACAATGTTCGTTCATAATGTACTTATAAGACAGCTAAAACCAACTTCAGCAAATCCTATCACTATTTGTAAATTCAATTTAGTATTTTTACGTAAAGTTTATATATTTTCTTAAAGCAAAATCTAAGTGTTTTTTCTATGGTAAATAAATAATAATCGGAGCTTTTGCTATCTATTCTCTAGAAAATACCAGCAATTAGGCAGCTACTACATAAAAATTTCACAATTAAATGCAATTACTTGCAGTATGCGATACCGTCGGTGGGCTACACCAATGCACCCTGCTAATTGAGAAGCGATCGCCAATGGTAGAGTGTAGGCGATGCCATAGTATTTTGCTAACTGAGAAGCGATCGCCAATGGTAGAGTGTAGGCGATCGCCTTTTCAACCAACTAAGAATTATTTCGGTGTAATCGTCCCATCGTTCTGAGCTTGTCTAATCGCTCGTTTCAAAATTAACACCGCCATTTGAGACAAAGAACGCTCCTCTGCATCCGCCAATTGTTGCAGAGCTTCTTTGTCTACTTCTTCCATGTAAATAGTTACAGTTACTTTTCCCATATCACCATCATAAGCTATTTTGTGTCTTTTTCTATTAAACACACTAAGACGCATAAATTAACATAAAAATACAGCTAGTTTATGTATAATTACTGATAAGTCAAAAGCCAGCCTCGAACTTTCCTACGGCTCAAGCTGGCTTTTGGCCCCTCTATTCAGGAGTCATATACAATGTTAAACCCTGTTCGCTATAAAACAGATGAACACAGAGCTTATCAACAAGCCGACGATGATTTTGGCATCACCGAATTACTAGCCAAACTCAAAAACTACTCTGACGCAGACTTTGATAGCACCTGGATGCAACTCCAGCCGCAAGAAATAGAAACTCTAGCGGCAATTCTGATTTCTGCGTTAACTCACAGCATCAATGGTAAATTGCTTGCGGCTTATCTCCATCTCATCCGCCACAAACACCAAGATATAGTCCCAGGTGTGCTTAACCTCAAATACCCAGACACATCTGTTGAGCTTCCCGCCAACTTTCCTGATGTCGCCAACACACCCAGATTTTTGTATGGCGATCGCTTGCGTTGGCTTAGTAATGAAAGCGATACTGACTGGGGTATTGTCATTGGTCGATTTTATAGCTTTGCTTCTCATCGTTGCGCCTGGAGTTGGTGCTACCTAATTTGGTTGAGCAAAGAGAGCAAGAGTGCAGCTTGGACATCTGCGGATATTGCTTGGGAAGAAGATTTAGAACCCATCAGCGAGGATACATACTAATGAATCCTCATCCACTCAAGCAGCGAGAGCAAGATTTGATGCAACTGTACATTTATTGTCAATTGGGCATGACTCCCAAGCAGTTTTATACCAAGTGGCAGGTGAATTACGAAGAAATGGCGCAGATTTGCGATCGCTCCCTGTCTACGGTTCGACGCTGGTTTGCTAGAGGTAAAAACTACCGCCGCCCCATGCCAGCCGATTTACGCCACCTTGCACTGATGAACTTTTTGCTGGAACACTTTGAGGAGATTCCCGAAGAACTTTTGAAGAACCTGTGTTTCCCAGACGAAAGTGAGTAGAAATTGCATCTAATTGCAATATCAAAATGATATTTCTTGCCAGCCTGTGTCACAGTAGGCTGGCTTTTGTCTTGGAAATTACAGATTTTACCAGGAGAATTTCATGACTTATCTTGAAAAGCTCAATCCTTGGTGTATAGTCAGGCTTTTACCCAATATGCAGAACCAGATTGTCGCTCGTTTTCGCCGTCGCAGCGATGCCGAAGCTCATCTACAAGTTTTGCGCCGACTCATTCCTGGTGTCAGTTTTACACTGATTTTCAATGTGGGATTAGAACAGCGAGACCTAACTGCTTGAAATTAACGGTAGGAATGTCTAGCGATCCAAATGATCCAAATAAACTGTATTGGTGCGATCGCTGATCGCAAACATCAGCATTAAAAATCTAGCCGATATGGGGTAACGCTAGTAAAAGGCGATGTTACAAGTGTGGATCAGCATTACTTAGCCTGCTTAAGGTTGAGCGATCGCCACTCAAGAGTAATTTTAGTCAACTAGCCAATCAACCCAAATAACTAAAACATTGAGACAAAGGAGGTTTCAAAGCTGAAACATACGCCTGTAATTTCTGCTGTATTTACGCCCAATGTCTAAAATATGGCCAACATTCTGCAAGCGAAAGTCTCAATTGAGGGAACTAGAACACTTACTTACACCACTTTGGAGTTGATGCTTTGCCATTAGAAGCTAAAGAAAAAGATGGTGTAGCAGGTAATAGCCCTAATGAGTGGAAAAAGACTGTTCTCATGGATGAAGAACGCCAATTGTTTTTGCTACCAACATACTTTTTCGGCTGCATTAAGTATGGCGGTAAAACTGTGAAACGGGGTAAAGGTAACTTACTTGCAGACATTGCCAGTACCCTGCAAGTCATGGACGACCAGATTTATATCTGTAATAGTAACGGGCCAATTAAATTACCTGATTCACCTCAAGTCATTGAAGCCGGAACTGTCAAAAGTGAGAAACTACCCGATAGCTATGTCGAAGTGATTGGTGTACGTAACCCATCCACTAAAGCGAGAAACATTCGCTATCGTGTGGCTGTGAAACCTGGATGGCAATGTTCATTCACCATTCTTTGGGATTCGGTTGTTGTTGATCGAAAGTCATTAGAGACAGCAATTATCAATGCCGGAACTCTCGTAGGTGTTGGCGATGGTAGACAAAGCATTGGGTACGGAAGATTTGAGCTAAAAGAATTTAGCATTTTTTAAATACCCGTTTCGTTTTGTCAGGTCTCGTTAAGGCGAGTCCCGTCACCTTCCGTTTCGTCACGTCCTGTTGTGTTAAGTCGAGTTCGGTCAAGTCATGTCTTTTGAACTTTACACAAAAGTCAAACAAAAACGCCAGCATCCAAACCTGCCTGTTTACCAATGGAAAACTACTCGGCAGCGTATCTACACCAGAGATGAAGGATTGTGTCAAAGTCCAGATGCCAAAGCACCAAAAGCAAATGGTTTATGTCAAAGACAAGTCAGTCTAAATACTGCTCACATCGACCACATTCGACCGTTGTCATCTGGTGGGAGCAATCATGCGTCCAACCTGAGAACTCTTTGCCCCGTATGCCATGCGCTTCGCCTTGACCGCCAGCATAATGGTATGAAAAATAGCCTTGTCAAGAAAGGTTTAATCCCTGTCAACTGGAAACAGTTTGTTTGGGATGGTTAATACGAGTGTATTCAACTTGATTAACAAATACTTCTAATACCATTTCACGAAATTACTGATAGAAATCGCTTCCTCTGCAACTCTGCTTCTGGTCGCCGAGCGAAGTCGAGGCGCTACTTGCATATCCGTATCATTTTTAAAGTGAAATGGTATAAGAGGTGAGATTTACTTACTTTTAGTTAAAATGAGTAGGCGATCGCACCTAGTCAAGTTTGAGATAAATTAGCAGTGAGTGTCCATTGATTACACTCACATGACGTAGCTGGGCTGTCAGTTGCTCTACATCCAAATTTTTGTTGATGCTCAAGAATCTCAGTCGTTTGCACTTTTTTACAGCGTTGTGCTTCCCTACCTTGGCTCATCAAACTGTAACAAAGCTTTTCGGCTGTCTCCTTATCAATTTGTGCATTAAAATGTAACGATTGCACATACAAA
Encoded here:
- a CDS encoding helix-turn-helix domain-containing protein, whose amino-acid sequence is MNPHPLKQREQDLMQLYIYCQLGMTPKQFYTKWQVNYEEMAQICDRSLSTVRRWFARGKNYRRPMPADLRHLALMNFLLEHFEEIPEELLKNLCFPDESE
- a CDS encoding ribbon-helix-helix domain-containing protein, whose amino-acid sequence is MGKVTVTIYMEEVDKEALQQLADAEERSLSQMAVLILKRAIRQAQNDGTITPK
- a CDS encoding HNH endonuclease, translating into MSFELYTKVKQKRQHPNLPVYQWKTTRQRIYTRDEGLCQSPDAKAPKANGLCQRQVSLNTAHIDHIRPLSSGGSNHASNLRTLCPVCHALRLDRQHNGMKNSLVKKGLIPVNWKQFVWDG